One segment of Monomorium pharaonis isolate MP-MQ-018 chromosome 6, ASM1337386v2, whole genome shotgun sequence DNA contains the following:
- the LOC118646142 gene encoding uncharacterized protein LOC118646142 isoform X1 encodes MFLSIDLRYQLDLLIQDKNVRNALIEKINARRVTQESRDISDISDGELYRKMIMDYPTSLTCNINTDGAPLFHKSKRSFWPLQLIFNDLPPTMRFKYVLMVGIMIVEHEPTPRLMNTYITEFIKQINRLCKDGVDLGITVDNVCISYTPTVLCCSMDSVARPVVQNRIQYNGYFGCSYCYHPGLYISAMRYPYKYQESELRTHKTHLYDVQVSAKTGLQSRGVKGASVLASLSNFDMVWGFPLDCMHTVILGVTKHIWDLFTKILSRDARKIINERLCRIQPPRDLRKLPQSMTNYSNFKAKDWKSWLLYYSIPVCMDLVPKENLKHYVLFVKSVYILQKTSISHSELDQCEVDLLKFVADFENLYGTIAMRYNVHSILHCVQSVRKSGPLWATSVFPYESNIFVLKQLVNGPKGVEQQLAKKSLQVMSYRVGVATNSLPNNVKIYCDKLFCGNRSTVNVEVTEGVTFFGSGKYFADVYTAGGVKYEKCVYNNQLYQTKNYARSKRWNNSIIQLKSKKIAQILEIISFPDTGCYFNVSELLLEKVILGEIEIPHMWKIRLLTSNPFLVSIVEVASKMVLVDIGEQMYVCSMPNVFEAD; translated from the coding sequence atgtttttatctaTAGATTTACGGTACCAATTAGATTTACTTATACAGGATAAAAATGTTCGGAATGctttgattgaaaaaattaatgctcgGCGCGTTACACAAGAAAGTAGAGATATTAGTGATATAAGCGACGGGGAATTATATCGTAAAATGATTATGGACTATCCCACTTCTTtaacatgtaatattaatactgatGGAGCGCCATTATTTCATAAGTCAAAACGAAGTTTTTGGCCTCTTCAACTCATTTTCAATGATTTACCACCAACAATGCgctttaaatatgtattgatGGTAGGTATCATGATTGTTGAACATGAGCCGACTCCTCGACTTATGAATACATACATTACGGAGttcattaaacaaattaatcgaTTATGTAAAGACGGTGTCGATCTTGGCATAACGGTTGATAATGTTTGTATCTCATATACGCCGACTGTTTTATGTTGTTCAATGGATTCCGTAGCTCGACCAGTAGTCCAAAatagaatacaatataatggATATTTTGGGTGTAGCTACTGTTATCATCCTGGGCTATATATTTCTGCTATGCGTTATCCTTACAAGTACCAAGAATCCGAGTTAAGAACTCATAAAACTCATTTATATGATGTGCAAGTATCGGCTAAAACTGGATTACAAAGTCGAGGAGTGAAGGGAGCTTCGGTACTTGCATcattatcaaattttgataTGGTGTGGGGTTTTCCGCTTGATTGCATGCATACAGTCATTTTAGGTGTAACAAAACACATATGGGACTTATTCACAAAAATTCTAAGTCGCGATGCAAGGAAAATCATTAACGAAAGATTATGTAGAATTCAACCTCCTCGCGATTTGCGGAAGTTGCCGCAATCAATGActaattatagtaattttaaagcaaaagatTGGAAGTCATGGTTGTTATATTACTCTATACCTGTTTGTATGGATTTAGTGCCAAAGGAAAATCTCAAACATTACGTACTATTTGTCAAAAGcgtgtatattttacaaaagaccTCAATCTCGCATTCTGAACTGGATCAGTGCGAAGTAGATCTCTTGAAGTTTGTAGcagattttgaaaatttgtatGGAACGATTGCAATGCGATATAATGTTCATTCTATTCTTCATTGCGTTCAATCTGTTAGAAAATCAGGACCTCTTTGGGCGACATCGGTTTTCCCGTATGaaagtaacatttttgttttgaagCAACTAGTCAACGGGCCAAAGGGAGTAGAGCAACAATTGGCCAAAAAATCATTGCAAGTTATGTCATATCGAGTAGGCGTAGCTACTAATTCTTTAccgaataatgtaaaaatttattgtgatAAACTATTTTGTGGCAATCGGTCAACTGTAAATGTAGAAGTTACAGAGGGTGTAACTTTTTTTGGATCGGgcaaatattttgcagatGTATACACAGCTGGAGGCGTAAAATATGAGAAATGTGTGTATAATAACCAATTATACCAAACTAAAAATTACGCGCGGTCCAAAAGATGGAATAATAGTATTATTCAGctaaaatcaaagaaaattgcacaaattttagaaataatcaGTTTTCCCGATACTGGATGTTATTTCAATGTCAGCGAATTGCTTTTAGAGAAGGTAATTCTTGGAGAAATTGAAATACCACATATGTGGAAGATAAGATTGCTAACAAGTAATCCATTTTTAGTGTCAATAGTAGAGGTTGCTTCAAAGATGGTTCTAGTAGACATTGGAGAACAAATGTATGTTTGTTCAATGCCTAATGTATTCGAGgctgattaa
- the LOC118646142 gene encoding uncharacterized protein LOC118646142 isoform X2, whose amino-acid sequence MERKRYKLWLQRNFNKDMVSKATYKKWKQKYDAMLRRVDERTGITDCEPSCSNQLCNAGIFEQEVIGSAGISHENTIPQSAQCVQENISFEDQKWVHASYEEMAFDENTSDAGSVTGSVDDIEEENEDDLDVRNEEFHTRTGSAIMFPAAGLSVDDVVSMVAGHCLRYRASNEARKSIMELLHICAGPAFRNINISNHRFAKQIDRII is encoded by the exons atggaaagaaaaagatacaaaCTATGGTTACAAAGAAACTTCAACAAGGACATGGTATCGAAAGCTACATATAAGAAATGGAAACAGAAATACGACGCAATGTTACGTCGTGTAGATGAACGCACag GGATTACTGATTGTGAACCATCGTGTTCGAATCAGCTTTGTAACGCTGGAATATTTGAACAAGAAGTCATTGGCAGTGCTGGTATTAGTCACGAAAATACAATACCACAATCTGCACAATGTGTGCAAGAGAATATCTCATTTGAAGATCAAAAATGGGTACATGCATCTTACGAAGAAATGGCATTTGATGAAAATACATCGGATGCAGGAAGTGTCACTGGGAGTGTTGATGACATTGAAGAAGAAAATGAAGATGATTTAGACGTGCGAAATGAAGAATTTCATACACGCACAGGTAGTGCAATAATGTTTCCGGCGGCGGGTTTAAGTGTAGATGATGTTGTCTCGATGGTAGCTGGGCACTGTTTGCGATATCGTGCGTCAAATGAAGCGCGCAAATCTATAATGGAACTTCTTCATATATGTGCTGGACCAGCTTttcgtaatattaatatatcaaatcaTAGATTCGCGAAGCAAATCGAccggataatataa
- the LOC118646143 gene encoding uncharacterized protein LOC118646143: MLQFNPYNVIFLLAITFNGLDYPNTPITSQERRVNEKIEHMLLEIKNEEQFQLEEEETLDFYDEYEVSEAEKVDLLEADEEKIYFSEEVICDSVEKTISNDYKRQAVEYWKSGKTKPRSLEGVKQKFRQVTSIRQLRRWENYFIQGGSRPEKLKKISQYTLDHFNEALERKIIIHDIDIARWASQAQNEENVAGFKASEKWVQRFKKAHNIVSRKITKFVTKKSLLSKPDLENKCETFIANVKYYINRFGMENIYNSDQSGFQLEFHSGRTLAQKGIKNVESTVQSISATTHSYTIQPTISADGRLLSPLFIVLKEITGTFGPKVQETLFNAPNIFVTASKSGKLTSNHVKTWLKEVFFPNVGPQSVLLLDSWSGHCPNIVSETKPDSATDIVFLTIPAGTTGKIQPLDVYGFRLWKNFIKYFSDTIMLLNLALDLHNRNNILKLQSLTHHQFSSPRFQNIFKYAWTKSGYVENAYDEYLQVIPIEFETPVDFCFKKNSKVKCDLCDEIAIITCSWCRKSLCITHFFHEHHLCNEYVP; encoded by the coding sequence atgCTGCAATTTAATCCATataatgtgatatttttactCGCTATAACTTTCAATGGTTTGGATTATCCGAACACTCCGATAACATCGCAGGAAAGACGAGtgaatgaaaaaattgaacatatgctattagaaataaaaaatgaagaacaatttcaattagaagaggaagaaactttagatttttatGATGAGTATGAGGTGTCAGAAGCGGAAAAAGTTGATTTATTAGAAGCggatgaagaaaaaatctatttttcagAAGAAGTTATTTGTGATTCAGTTgaaaaaacaatatcaaatGACTATAAGAGGCAAGCTGTGGAATACTGGAAAAGTGGTAAGACAAAACCAAGATCGCTTGAAGGAGTTAAGCAAAAATTTAGACAAGTTACATCGATACGACAATTACGACGATGGGAAAACTATTTCATCCAAGGTGGTAGTAGgccagaaaaattaaaaaaaatttctcaatacACATTAGACCATTTTAATGAAGCacttgaaagaaaaatcatcATTCATGACATTGACATCGCTCGATGGGCTTCTCAAGcacaaaatgaagaaaatgtgGCAGGATTTAAAGCTTCAGAGAAATGGgtacaaagatttaaaaaagcacataatattgtatctagaaaaataacaaaatttgttacaaaaaagtcTCTATTATCAAAACctgatttagaaaataaatgcgAGACATTTATTGcaaacgtaaaatattatattaatcgatttggcatggaaaatatttataattcagaTCAGAGTGGATTTCAGTTAGAATTTCATTCTGGTCGTACTTTAGCTCAAAAAGGTATTAAAAACGTAGAATCTACAGTACAGTCTATATCAGCAACCACGCATAGCTATACAATTCAACCGACTATTTCGGCTGATGGTAGATTATTATCACCTCTTTTCatagtattaaaagaaattacagGAACATTTGGTCCGAAAGTACAAGAAACATTATTCAACGCGCCTAATATCTTTGTTACGGCTTCAAAGTCAGGCAAATTAACATCAAATCATGTAAAAACTTGGCTAAAGGAAGTATTTTTTCCGAATGTCGGGCCACAATCAGTATTGTTGTTAGATTCGTGGAGTGGACATTGTCCTAACATAGTTTCAGAAACTAAACCAGATTCTGCAACAGATATTGTTTTCCTAACTATTCCAGCCGGTACAACGGGAAAAATACAGCCATTAGACGTATACGGATTTCGATTGTGgaagaatttcattaaatacttttctgaTACTATTATGTTGTTAAATCTGGCTTTAGATCttcataatagaaataatatcttgaaattacAATCATTAACACACCATCAATTCTCGTCGCCCaggtttcaaaatatatttaaatatgcgtGGACTAAAAGTGGGTACGTAGAGAATGCATACGATGAATACCTGCAAGTTATACCGATAGAATTTGAAACACCAGTagacttttgttttaaaaagaattctaaagTAAAATGCGATCTTTGTGACGAAATAGCCATTATAACTTGTTCTTGGTGTAGAAAATCGCTttgtataacacattttttccaCGAACATCATCTTTGTAATGAATATGTGCCATAA
- the LOC118646146 gene encoding uncharacterized protein LOC118646146 produces the protein MYAYVRISPTKNVHEFRKVVPVKDIKRFNSQNPLNPRQLYKIKHNGDIVVGHVLRTANTKSELEAMVAGKRMNVPPSQHLLSPSDSFSTDIENSPKSAKRKGENLEHIKQHRLKQLKERQALCAINAQLKNTRNIALAATAARRLPILK, from the exons ATGTATGCGTACGTGCGGATTTCGCCAACAAAAAATGTCCACGAGTTTCGGAAAGTTGTGCCGgtgaaagatattaaaaggTTCAATTCACAAAATCCACTTAATCCGCgacaattgtataaaattaagcaCAATGGAGATATCGTCGTAGGTCACGTTCTACGTACTGcaa ATACCAAGAGCGAATTGGAAGCAATGGTGGCAGGAAAAAGGATGAATGTCCCACCGTCACAACATCTACTGTCACCATCTGACAGCTTTAGCACTGATATTGAAAACTCACCAAAGTCTGCTAAG aggAAAGGTGAAAATTTAGAACATATAAAACAACATAGGCTAAAGCAATTAAAAGAACGTCAGGCTCTGTGTGCAATTAATGCACAGTTGAAGAATACCAG GAACATAGCACTTGCCGCAACAGCAGCTCGCCGACTTCCAATATTGAAATAG